In a genomic window of Rhinoraja longicauda isolate Sanriku21f chromosome 23, sRhiLon1.1, whole genome shotgun sequence:
- the ankrd16 gene encoding ankyrin repeat domain-containing protein 16: MEDKVKRLIRSTQEGNLNFIQDEVCRCESVRAAMVKGHFGRSGDTALHHAARRGHPEILRYLVGELGADVELVNSDYKRALHEAASMGHAECVRYLLARGAKVDALKKADWTPLMMACTRKNLEVIKDLIESGANPTLKNKDGWNCFHIACREGDPEIIQYLLKVSPGIWDVESKVKRTPLHTAAMHGCTEAVQVLLERCAYGPDAKDSCGITPFMDAVQHGHIKIAKLLLHRHGANFSATDALGAQSLHRAAVTAQDKAIHFLVTELGVNVNEGATDMNLIALHYAAKEGHSSTIETLLTLGSDVQAKDFKGRSALHMACAGQHAKCIRILVDAGIRDSPDNAGTLASQLLKKPEALEVLQGSMTDTK; this comes from the exons ATGGAGGACAAAGTCAAACGGCTCATCAGATCGACCCAAGAAGGGAACCTGAACTTCATTCAGGACGAGGTGTGCAGGTGTGAGAGTGTCAGGGCTGCCATGGTCAAGGGGCACTTTGGGCGCTCGGGAGACACGGCGCTACACCATGCTGCCAGACGTGGGCACCCGGAGATCCTGAGATACCTGGTCGGGGAACTCGGAGCTGATGTGGAGCTGGTGAACAGCGATTACAAGCGAGCCTTGCATGAGGCGGCGTCCATGGGCCACGCCGAGTGTGTGCGGTATCTGCTAGCGAGAGGGGCCAAGGTTGACGCTTTGAAGAAAGCCGACTG GACACCACTGATGATGGCTTGCACAAGAAAGAACCTGGAGGTGATTAAAGACCTGATTGAATCTGGAGCAAATCCGACCCTGAAAAACAAGGATGGTTGGAACTGTTTTCACATCGCTTGTCGTGAAGGTGATCCGGAAATTATCCAGTATCTTCTCAAAGTCAGCCCGGGCATCTGGGATGTGGAGAGCAAGGTGAAGAGGACTCCCCTTCACACTGCAG CCATGCACGGGTGCACTGAGGCTGTGCAAGTACTTCTGGAAAG ATGTGCTTACGGACCAGATGCCAAAGACAGCTGTGGCATTACCCCGTTCATGGATGCTGTGCAGCATGGCCACATCAAGATTGCAAAGCTCCTGTTGCACAGGCACGGG GCGAATTTCTCGGCCACCGACGCTTTGGGGGCACAGTCTCTGCATCGAGCTGCGGTGACAGCGCAGGACAAAGCTATTCACTTCCTGGTCACGGAGCTTGGCGTTAATGTTAATGAGGGAGCCACGGACATGAACCTGATAGCCCTGCATTATGCGGCCAAG GAAGGACACAGTAGCACTATTGAGACGCTGCTTACATTAGGATCCGATGTGCAGGCAAAGGATTTCAAAGGTCGCTCGG CTTTACACATGGCCTGTGCAGGTCAACATGCCAAGTGCATAAGGATTCTAGTAGACGCTGGGATACGTGATTCTCCAGACAACGCAGGAACACTAGCAAGCCAACTGCTCAAGAAACCAGAAGCACTAGAGGTTCTGCAAGGTTCTATGACTGACACAAAATAA